The following are encoded in a window of Geobacter metallireducens GS-15 genomic DNA:
- a CDS encoding IS481-like element ISGme9 family transposase encodes MEDKNKQLRVLAVQRFRNGETPESICTSLGKSRSWLYKWVARQNGDDPVWSDERSRCPQSMPNRTTAEIEEIVKMVRLNLYNKGLFCGAQAILWELEDLGVKPLPSTRTINRILARNELTHRRTGKYEAKGTLYPVLPSALPNQTHQADLVGPCYLTGPIRFYSLNVVDTATVRCGLHSSRSKAGQMVIDGLWEVWKRLGIPERLQVDNAMSFFGSPTHPRGMGPLIRLCLHNDVEPWFIPMAEPWRNGMIEKFNDRYQQRFLGKVIMTSEEELKVGSLTFEQRHNSKYRYSKLKGSTPLKALATSHVQLRFPTEDEPPRHRLKKPEVGKYHAVRLIRSDLKLNIFGECFSVPPETALEYVVATIDVKEQKLKLFLDKNQVEEFDYKLR; translated from the coding sequence ATGGAAGATAAAAACAAGCAGCTTCGGGTGTTGGCCGTTCAACGGTTCAGAAACGGCGAAACCCCGGAATCAATTTGCACATCACTCGGCAAGTCTCGTTCCTGGCTATACAAATGGGTTGCTCGCCAGAATGGAGATGACCCTGTATGGAGTGACGAGCGATCCCGATGCCCACAATCCATGCCGAACCGTACAACGGCAGAGATTGAAGAAATCGTCAAAATGGTTCGCCTCAATCTCTACAACAAGGGCTTGTTCTGTGGTGCACAGGCCATCCTGTGGGAGTTGGAGGACCTGGGTGTCAAGCCGTTGCCTTCTACCAGAACCATCAATCGGATTCTTGCAAGGAATGAACTGACACATCGGCGCACCGGCAAATACGAAGCCAAAGGGACGCTTTACCCAGTTCTGCCGTCAGCGTTGCCGAACCAGACGCACCAAGCTGATCTCGTTGGTCCATGCTATCTGACAGGGCCAATTCGCTTCTACAGCCTGAATGTTGTCGATACAGCAACCGTCAGGTGCGGGTTGCACTCATCTCGGTCCAAAGCTGGTCAGATGGTCATTGACGGTTTGTGGGAAGTCTGGAAACGACTAGGCATCCCAGAACGACTCCAGGTTGACAATGCCATGTCATTCTTCGGCAGCCCGACACATCCCCGCGGCATGGGACCACTGATTCGTCTTTGCCTGCATAACGATGTCGAACCATGGTTCATACCCATGGCTGAACCATGGAGAAACGGCATGATCGAAAAGTTCAACGACCGGTACCAACAACGGTTCCTCGGCAAAGTCATCATGACTTCAGAAGAGGAATTGAAAGTCGGCTCACTGACCTTTGAGCAGCGACACAACAGCAAGTATCGCTACAGCAAGCTAAAGGGGAGTACGCCGCTGAAAGCACTGGCCACCTCGCATGTGCAACTGAGGTTCCCGACTGAGGATGAACCTCCCAGGCATCGCCTGAAGAAGCCAGAAGTCGGAAAATATCATGCTGTCCGCCTTATCCGCAGTGACCTGAAGCTGAACATCTTCGGCGAATGCTTCTCGGTTCCACCGGAGACAGCGCTTGAATACGTGGTGGCGACTATCGATGTCAAAGAACAGAAACTGAAACTCTTCCTGGATAAAAATCAGGTCGAGGAATTCGATTACAAACTGCGGTGA
- a CDS encoding type II toxin-antitoxin system VapC family toxin, giving the protein MILYLDTSSLVKLYVEEVCSDTVRQWVESAEAVATCRVAYPEMLSALTRRHNRGDLPREDCEVVAECFAGEWEHFVALDFDEIEAGHLVRKYGLRGFDAVHLAAAKLLSNDCGAIEVAFSSFDNKLNGAAEAEGFALLAAGH; this is encoded by the coding sequence TTGATCCTCTATCTCGACACGAGCAGTCTGGTGAAGCTTTATGTGGAAGAGGTCTGCTCCGACACCGTTCGACAGTGGGTGGAAAGTGCCGAAGCAGTCGCCACCTGCCGCGTCGCCTATCCGGAGATGCTGTCGGCCCTCACCCGGAGGCACAACCGCGGCGACCTCCCGCGCGAAGATTGCGAAGTTGTGGCCGAATGCTTCGCCGGTGAGTGGGAACATTTCGTGGCCCTCGATTTTGATGAGATCGAGGCGGGGCATCTCGTCAGGAAATACGGTCTTCGAGGGTTTGACGCCGTGCATCTGGCCGCGGCAAAACTGCTGTCAAATGACTGCGGCGCCATTGAGGTCGCCTTTTCATCGTTCGACAACAAGCTCAACGGGGCAGCCGAGGCCGAGGGGTTCGCCCTGCTCGCGGCAGGTCACTAG
- a CDS encoding class I SAM-dependent methyltransferase: MDQPDDNRLRGIILNRIREQGRIPFADFMAMCLYEPGLGYYTSPGRKVGAEGDFYTSINVHSVFGRLIAREICRMWEEMGRPASFDIVEAGAGHGRLATDVIDAIQELNPTLYDGIRLTLIEAEPSLAAVQGELLAPHLPKVSWSTPADLAEGRLRFTGCLYSNELIDSFPPHLVEMGPEGLREVFVAAEGDQFSEILDLPSTPELEAYLSRLGITFAVGQRAEINLNAVRWLESVATALERGFVLTIDYGYLAPELYGPMRLNGTLLCYYRHTIEENPYIRIGLQDMTTHVDFTTLAARGEELGLRKVWYGEQYRFLVATGMMEELMALEAAATSEKEQIAIRLALKKLILPEGGMGDTFKVLVQAKGVENPRLLCMRDWGKLF; this comes from the coding sequence GTGGATCAGCCGGACGACAACAGGCTCAGGGGGATCATTCTCAACCGGATTCGGGAGCAGGGGCGAATTCCCTTTGCCGACTTCATGGCGATGTGCCTCTACGAGCCGGGGCTCGGCTACTACACCTCCCCCGGCCGCAAGGTGGGGGCCGAGGGGGATTTCTACACCAGCATCAACGTCCACTCCGTTTTCGGACGCCTCATTGCCCGGGAGATCTGCCGCATGTGGGAGGAGATGGGGCGCCCCGCCTCCTTCGACATCGTGGAGGCCGGGGCAGGCCACGGCCGTCTCGCCACCGATGTCATCGACGCCATCCAGGAGCTGAACCCCACCCTCTACGACGGCATCCGCCTCACCCTCATCGAGGCCGAGCCGAGCCTTGCCGCAGTGCAGGGGGAGCTCCTCGCCCCGCATCTTCCCAAGGTCTCCTGGAGCACCCCCGCCGACCTGGCCGAGGGGCGGCTCCGGTTCACCGGCTGCCTCTACTCCAACGAACTGATCGACTCCTTCCCGCCCCACCTGGTCGAAATGGGCCCCGAGGGGCTGCGCGAGGTCTTTGTCGCGGCCGAGGGGGACCAGTTCTCAGAAATCCTCGACCTCCCCTCAACGCCGGAGCTGGAGGCGTACCTCTCCCGTCTCGGCATCACCTTCGCCGTGGGACAGCGGGCCGAGATCAACCTGAACGCCGTCCGGTGGCTTGAATCGGTGGCCACTGCCTTGGAACGGGGCTTCGTCCTCACCATCGACTACGGCTACCTGGCCCCCGAGCTCTACGGCCCCATGCGCCTGAACGGCACCCTCCTCTGCTACTACCGCCATACCATCGAAGAGAACCCCTACATCCGGATCGGTCTCCAGGACATGACCACCCACGTGGACTTCACCACCCTTGCCGCGCGGGGGGAGGAACTGGGGCTGCGCAAGGTCTGGTACGGCGAGCAGTACCGCTTCCTGGTGGCCACCGGCATGATGGAGGAGCTCATGGCCCTGGAGGCCGCCGCCACATCGGAAAAGGAGCAGATCGCCATCCGCCTCGCCCTCAAGAAGCTCATCCTCCCCGAGGGGGGGATGGGGGACACCTTCAAGGTCCTCGTCCAGGCGAAAGGGGTCGAAAACCCCCGGCTCCTCTGCATGCGCGACTGGGGCAAGCTCTTTTGA
- a CDS encoding phospholipase D-like domain-containing protein yields MSIVRRKKIIGTHRAPRFLRIFRRNAEASHSRGNRVKLYDSGAEFFPAMLSALAEARHHIHAEFYIVRDDATGSAFAEALLAAASRRVDVSLIYDYIGCFDTPSSYFRRLEQGGVRCLAFNPPPFRRGLAWFDKRDHRKMAVIDGETAFTGGINIGDEYSGFGRGTDRWRDVGVRIDGPAVTDLVRLFREFWLEEKGSPSPAWFAEHIPVAGMGDADVMIVSDGPHHARSFIRNAFRIAMAGAGESIRIMNPYFVPGPRVVRSLLRAVRRGVNVQLILPAKSDVPIVRLVGRGYYAPLLRAGVEIYERQGEFLHAKVMLIDDTWGVVGSANLDQRSFHRNYEVNTIVASREFGRQMAEMFADDLRGSRRIVLEEHERRGSLVRLLERICNSVSWFL; encoded by the coding sequence ATGTCCATCGTGAGACGAAAAAAGATAATCGGTACCCACCGTGCCCCCCGTTTCCTCCGCATCTTCCGGAGAAATGCCGAGGCGTCCCATTCCCGGGGGAACAGGGTGAAGCTCTACGATTCCGGTGCGGAGTTCTTCCCGGCCATGCTGTCGGCTCTGGCCGAGGCCCGTCACCACATCCACGCCGAGTTCTACATCGTGCGCGACGACGCCACCGGATCCGCCTTTGCGGAGGCGCTTCTGGCCGCCGCTTCCCGCAGGGTCGACGTTTCCCTCATCTACGATTACATCGGCTGTTTCGATACTCCCTCCTCCTATTTCCGGCGCCTGGAGCAGGGGGGAGTCCGGTGCCTCGCCTTCAATCCTCCCCCATTCCGGCGGGGACTCGCCTGGTTCGACAAGCGGGACCACCGGAAGATGGCGGTCATCGACGGAGAAACCGCCTTCACCGGCGGAATCAACATCGGCGACGAGTACTCGGGGTTCGGGAGGGGAACCGACCGCTGGCGGGACGTGGGGGTGAGAATCGACGGGCCCGCCGTCACGGACCTCGTGCGGCTCTTCCGCGAGTTCTGGCTGGAGGAAAAGGGGAGCCCTTCTCCGGCCTGGTTTGCGGAGCATATTCCCGTGGCAGGCATGGGAGATGCCGACGTGATGATCGTGAGCGACGGCCCCCACCACGCCCGTTCCTTCATTCGCAACGCCTTCCGCATCGCCATGGCCGGAGCGGGAGAATCGATCCGGATCATGAACCCCTACTTCGTGCCGGGTCCGCGGGTGGTCCGCTCTCTGCTGCGGGCCGTGCGGCGTGGGGTAAACGTTCAATTGATCCTCCCCGCCAAGAGTGACGTCCCCATCGTCCGGCTCGTGGGGCGCGGTTACTACGCCCCCCTCCTTCGGGCCGGCGTCGAGATCTACGAGCGCCAGGGGGAGTTTCTCCATGCCAAGGTCATGCTCATCGACGACACCTGGGGGGTGGTCGGCTCGGCAAATCTCGACCAGCGCAGCTTCCATCGCAACTACGAAGTCAACACCATTGTTGCCAGCCGCGAGTTCGGCCGGCAGATGGCGGAGATGTTCGCCGACGACCTCAGGGGGTCCCGCCGTATCGTTCTAGAGGAGCATGAGCGCCGGGGCTCGCTGGTGCGGCTTCTGGAGCGGATTTGCAATTCGGTGAGCTGGTTTCTGTGA
- the queC gene encoding 7-cyano-7-deazaguanine synthase QueC, which produces MHKKAVVLYSGGLDSTTCLAIARAEGYEPYAMSFSYGQRHSVELEQAKRNARPMGAVDHLVVEFDYRQVGGSALTSDIAVPKEGVGSDIPVTYVPARNTVFLSFALGWAEVLGAFDIFIGVNALDYSGYPDCRPEYIAAFEAMANLATKAGVEGKGRFRIHTPLIHLTKAEIIRKGLSLGVDYGRTHSCYDPTPEGLACGLCDSCRLRLKGFAEAGVADPVAYATIKNPEVRSQESE; this is translated from the coding sequence ATGCACAAAAAAGCCGTCGTCCTCTACAGCGGAGGACTCGATTCCACCACCTGTCTCGCCATCGCCCGGGCCGAAGGGTATGAGCCCTACGCCATGAGTTTCTCCTACGGCCAGCGCCACAGCGTTGAGCTGGAGCAGGCCAAGCGCAACGCTCGCCCCATGGGCGCCGTGGACCATCTGGTCGTGGAGTTCGATTACCGCCAGGTGGGGGGAAGCGCCCTCACCAGCGACATCGCCGTCCCCAAGGAAGGTGTGGGGAGCGACATCCCGGTCACCTACGTGCCGGCCCGCAACACGGTCTTTCTCTCCTTCGCCCTGGGATGGGCCGAGGTGCTCGGCGCCTTCGACATCTTCATCGGCGTCAACGCCCTGGACTACTCCGGCTACCCGGACTGTCGGCCGGAATACATCGCCGCCTTCGAGGCCATGGCCAATCTTGCCACCAAGGCCGGGGTGGAAGGGAAGGGGCGGTTCCGCATCCACACCCCCCTGATCCACCTCACCAAGGCCGAGATCATCCGCAAGGGGCTCTCCCTCGGCGTCGACTACGGCCGGACCCACTCCTGCTACGACCCCACGCCCGAAGGGCTTGCCTGCGGCCTCTGCGACTCCTGCCGCCTGCGGCTCAAGGGGTTTGCGGAGGCCGGGGTGGCGGACCCGGTTGCGTACGCAACCATCAAGAATCCAGAAGTTAGGAGTCAGGAGTCAGAATAG
- a CDS encoding type II toxin-antitoxin system Phd/YefM family antitoxin yields the protein MIAVGIKELKARLSSYVEKVQQGEEVVITDHGREVALVVPISPERRAVKTLMTEGRAKWSGGKPAGKRGVTLKGESLSDTVLEERR from the coding sequence ATGATAGCGGTAGGGATCAAGGAGTTGAAGGCGCGTCTGAGCAGCTATGTGGAAAAGGTGCAGCAGGGTGAAGAGGTGGTGATAACGGACCATGGCAGGGAAGTGGCGCTGGTGGTCCCCATCTCCCCGGAGCGCCGCGCGGTGAAAACTCTCATGACTGAAGGGCGGGCGAAATGGTCGGGCGGGAAGCCGGCGGGGAAGCGGGGGGTGACACTGAAGGGCGAATCCCTCTCTGATACCGTGCTGGAGGAGCGCCGTTGA
- a CDS encoding NifU family protein produces MLEEVKKVLDTVRPALQADGGDVELVEVTEDGVVKVKLVGACGHCPMSTMTLKMGIERTLKEKVPGVKEVISVQ; encoded by the coding sequence ATGCTGGAAGAAGTGAAGAAGGTTCTCGATACGGTGCGCCCCGCGCTCCAGGCGGACGGCGGTGACGTGGAGCTGGTGGAGGTGACCGAGGACGGCGTGGTGAAGGTGAAGCTGGTGGGGGCCTGCGGCCACTGCCCCATGTCCACCATGACCCTCAAGATGGGGATCGAGCGGACCCTGAAGGAGAAGGTCCCCGGCGTGAAGGAAGTGATTTCCGTCCAGTAG
- a CDS encoding HAD family hydrolase, with translation MSGIRALVFDLDGTLYDSEGVGRQIDASAMGHVAAVRGISPEEARLLIRETREKIAVRTGRTASLSHVCLELGIDLRELHRRFEAEIEPEPFLTRDERVVELLERLGERFDLHIYTNNNRLLSSRIMTALGVDGCFRRIFTIEDSWRPKPDRQVLEEIFREIGQEPSHCLFVGDRYDIDLRLPRELGCRVFHSRTVDELLTIETTLPSGAPMNDQTKETLDAIMRAIEIEKETFDFYTRAERKTFNPEGKRIFRWLAKTEEQHYLKLNELYQSLHEGGRWVFYGGSTITLDPAGSGEKQVGFDTDDLQALEIAMEIEKKGIAYFDDLMAKTADADGKGMLKALRDEETEHLRVITEKYNAIKG, from the coding sequence GTGAGCGGGATTCGCGCCCTGGTTTTCGACCTGGACGGCACCCTCTACGACAGTGAAGGGGTCGGTCGCCAGATCGACGCCTCCGCCATGGGGCATGTGGCCGCGGTACGGGGGATTTCCCCCGAGGAGGCGAGACTCCTCATCCGGGAGACCCGGGAAAAGATAGCCGTCCGCACCGGCCGGACCGCCTCCCTGAGCCATGTCTGTCTGGAACTGGGGATTGACCTGCGGGAGCTCCATCGCCGTTTTGAGGCCGAGATCGAACCGGAGCCCTTCCTCACCCGGGACGAACGGGTGGTGGAGTTGCTGGAGAGGCTGGGCGAGCGGTTCGATCTCCATATCTACACCAACAACAACCGCCTCCTCTCTTCGCGGATCATGACGGCCCTCGGCGTTGACGGGTGCTTCCGGCGCATCTTTACCATCGAGGATTCCTGGCGCCCCAAACCGGACCGTCAGGTTCTCGAAGAGATTTTCCGGGAGATCGGGCAAGAACCCTCCCACTGCCTCTTCGTGGGGGACCGTTACGACATCGACCTGCGGCTGCCGCGGGAGCTCGGCTGCCGGGTATTTCACTCCAGGACCGTTGACGAACTTTTGACCATTGAAACCACTTTACCGTCAGGAGCGCCCATGAACGACCAGACCAAAGAGACCCTCGACGCCATCATGCGGGCCATTGAGATCGAAAAGGAGACCTTTGACTTTTACACCAGGGCCGAGCGGAAAACCTTCAATCCCGAGGGGAAGCGGATCTTCCGCTGGCTTGCCAAGACCGAGGAGCAGCACTACCTGAAGCTGAACGAGCTCTACCAGTCACTCCACGAGGGGGGGCGCTGGGTCTTCTACGGCGGCTCCACCATTACCCTCGACCCGGCGGGCTCCGGGGAGAAGCAGGTGGGGTTCGACACCGACGACCTTCAGGCCCTGGAGATCGCTATGGAGATCGAGAAGAAGGGAATCGCCTACTTCGACGACCTCATGGCGAAGACCGCCGACGCCGACGGCAAGGGGATGCTCAAGGCCCTGCGGGACGAGGAGACCGAGCACTTGCGGGTGATTACCGAGAAGTACAACGCCATCAAGGGGTAA
- a CDS encoding aspartate ammonia-lyase: MTFRIEKDTLGDVQVPAGAYYGAQTARAVANFPLSGLRPHPALVRATVVIKKSAARANMTTGRLDPRLGEAIVRAADEALAGDFDPHFVVDPFQAGAGTSHNMNVNEILANRANELLGGERGAYAPVHPNDHVNMAQSTNDVFPTAMRLASLSLVEKLRPGLEGLVAALRGKGREFDAVLKSGRTHLQDAVPIRLGQEFEAWAVAMEKNLAGIDAALPGLRELGIGGTAVGTGMNAEAAYIDLVVAELARETGFPLHRGTNLVERMQNMDPFVALSSALKGLAANLVRIANDLRLLSSGPRTGLAEIALPAIQPGSSIMPGKVNPSMAEATDMVAFQVMGADAVITLAAQAGQLELNVMMPVIAFNLLFSLEILKNTVPRLVQACIAGITADRERCRRYLDQSVGLATVLAPYVGYAAAAEVAKESTATGRSIREIVEERQLLTADKLAEILDPLPLTSPGVPGEKHND; this comes from the coding sequence GTGACGTTTCGGATTGAGAAGGATACCCTCGGCGACGTGCAGGTCCCGGCCGGCGCCTACTACGGTGCCCAGACGGCCAGGGCCGTGGCCAACTTTCCCCTCTCGGGGCTCCGGCCCCATCCGGCCCTGGTTCGGGCCACGGTCGTCATAAAAAAGAGCGCCGCCCGGGCCAATATGACCACGGGGAGGCTCGACCCCCGGCTCGGCGAGGCCATCGTCCGGGCCGCCGACGAGGCCCTCGCCGGCGACTTCGATCCCCACTTCGTGGTGGACCCGTTCCAGGCCGGGGCCGGCACCTCCCACAATATGAACGTGAACGAGATCCTCGCCAACCGGGCCAACGAACTCCTGGGGGGAGAGCGCGGCGCCTACGCGCCGGTCCACCCCAACGACCACGTGAACATGGCCCAGTCCACCAACGACGTCTTTCCCACGGCCATGCGGCTGGCGTCTCTTTCACTCGTGGAGAAGCTGCGTCCGGGACTGGAGGGGCTCGTGGCGGCCCTGCGGGGGAAGGGGCGGGAGTTCGACGCCGTCCTCAAGAGCGGCCGGACCCACCTCCAGGACGCGGTGCCGATTCGCCTCGGCCAGGAGTTCGAGGCGTGGGCCGTGGCAATGGAGAAAAACCTGGCGGGGATCGACGCCGCGCTGCCGGGGCTCCGGGAACTGGGGATCGGCGGCACCGCCGTCGGCACCGGCATGAACGCCGAGGCGGCCTACATCGATCTGGTGGTGGCGGAACTGGCCCGGGAAACCGGGTTTCCTCTTCATCGCGGGACGAACCTGGTGGAGCGGATGCAGAACATGGACCCCTTCGTGGCTCTTTCGTCGGCCCTCAAGGGGCTTGCCGCGAACCTCGTCCGCATCGCCAACGACCTGCGGCTCCTCTCCTCCGGCCCCCGGACGGGGCTCGCCGAGATCGCGCTTCCGGCGATCCAGCCCGGCTCCTCCATCATGCCGGGGAAGGTGAACCCGAGCATGGCCGAGGCAACCGACATGGTTGCCTTCCAGGTGATGGGGGCCGATGCGGTCATAACCCTGGCAGCCCAGGCGGGACAGCTGGAGCTGAACGTGATGATGCCGGTCATCGCCTTCAATCTTCTCTTCAGCCTGGAGATCCTGAAGAACACGGTGCCAAGGCTGGTCCAGGCGTGCATCGCCGGCATCACCGCCGACCGGGAGCGCTGCCGCCGGTACCTGGACCAGTCGGTGGGGCTCGCCACGGTGCTGGCCCCCTACGTCGGCTACGCCGCCGCCGCCGAGGTGGCAAAGGAGTCGACGGCCACGGGACGGAGCATCCGGGAGATCGTGGAGGAGCGGCAGCTGCTGACGGCCGACAAGCTCGCGGAGATTCTCGACCCCCTTCCCCTTACGAGCCCCGGGGTTCCGGGAGAGAAGCATAACGATTAA